The following proteins are encoded in a genomic region of Alnus glutinosa chromosome 8, dhAlnGlut1.1, whole genome shotgun sequence:
- the LOC133875223 gene encoding uncharacterized protein LOC133875223 isoform X1, which yields MEGVGSRLGRASSRYGPAAAVFSGPVRKWKKRWVHVPQSYHSSHPQSNGGSSSRLLLCRWTPTSSSTVTDSGSAVSAEEPPKRKFRYTPIAVLEEQKKAGIKKSEDEANMSWTNQSMKPNIDEVLNKGTQDSNVSCLDLGLCLKGHDDNLDSVGQNTENQMKSASIDVEFLLKTN from the exons ATGGAGGGAGTCGGGTCGAGGCTGGGCCGGGCATCGTCCCGGTACGGCCCAGCCGCCGCGGTGTTCAGCGGCCCAGTGAGGAAGTGGAAGAAGAGGTGGGTCCACGTGCCGCAATCCTACCACAGCTCCCATCCCCAATCCAACGGCGGGAGTAGCTCTCGCCTCCTCCTCTGCCGGTGGACCCCCACCTCTTCCAGCACAGTCACCGATTCCGGCTCGGCTGTCTCCGCTGAAGAGCCGCCGAAACGCAAGTTCCGCTACACTCCT ATTGCTGTGCTAGAAGAACAGAAAAAGGCAGGCATCAAAAAGTCCGAAGATGAAGCTAACATGAGTTGGACCAACCAATCTATGAAGCCGAACATTGATGAAGTTTTGAATAAAGGAACTCAG GATTCAAATGTAAGTTGTTTGGATTTGGGTTTGTGCTTGAAAGGCCACGATGACAACCTTGATTCTGTTGGCCAGAACACAGAGAATCAGATGAAGAGTGCCAGCATTGATGTTGAGTTCCTTCTGAAGACAAactga
- the LOC133875223 gene encoding uncharacterized protein LOC133875223 isoform X2: MEGVGSRLGRASSRYGPAAAVFSGPVRKWKKRWVHVPQSYHSSHPQSNGGSSSRLLLCRWTPTSSSTVTDSGSAVSAEEPPKRKFRYTPIAVLEEQKKAGIKKSEDEANMSWTNQSMKPNIDEVLNKGTQVMLLGFKCKLFGFGFVLERPR, from the exons ATGGAGGGAGTCGGGTCGAGGCTGGGCCGGGCATCGTCCCGGTACGGCCCAGCCGCCGCGGTGTTCAGCGGCCCAGTGAGGAAGTGGAAGAAGAGGTGGGTCCACGTGCCGCAATCCTACCACAGCTCCCATCCCCAATCCAACGGCGGGAGTAGCTCTCGCCTCCTCCTCTGCCGGTGGACCCCCACCTCTTCCAGCACAGTCACCGATTCCGGCTCGGCTGTCTCCGCTGAAGAGCCGCCGAAACGCAAGTTCCGCTACACTCCT ATTGCTGTGCTAGAAGAACAGAAAAAGGCAGGCATCAAAAAGTCCGAAGATGAAGCTAACATGAGTTGGACCAACCAATCTATGAAGCCGAACATTGATGAAGTTTTGAATAAAGGAACTCAGGTGATGTTGTTAG GATTCAAATGTAAGTTGTTTGGATTTGGGTTTGTGCTTGAAAGGCCACGATGA